In Phaseolus vulgaris cultivar G19833 chromosome 7, P. vulgaris v2.0, whole genome shotgun sequence, the genomic stretch AGAATATGGAATGTCatgcatctcaagttttattatagttaatataataaatagtgCACTCTTTCCTTGCTCGGTCgttttatccctaaggagggttttcgactgagaaggttttaacgagacactttaaatttatatttgttgTTATTTCAGTTGACACACACATTACATTAATCTTTTCAATGGGGCAAAACACCAACTTGAAGTTAGAAAGACCTAGTCGGATAAGGCAGTATTAGCAACCCCATACCGGACCCACACATACAGGATCAAAGAATTTGCCTTAAAAATGGCTATCGACTAAGGTAGTCTGCTTAACAATTAGCAGCCCTTACCAATTACATGCGTAAAAGCATTCCCACAATTAGAGAATTTGGCTTAAAAATGACTATCGACTAAGACAGTTGCTTAACAATAGGCAATCCTAGCCGAATGACTACATAACGAGATTAATATGGACATATGTTCGGTTCATTAAACGTTCTACCATGAAGCCTAACGCATAATTTTGTTGAAGCAAATCATTACAAGAAGTGCGTCAAAGTTTAAAGCCCGGACGAcataataaaaatcttaaatgaTTATTTGACTACAAGTTATCTAAAGAAAACTCATGAAGATTATTTCAAGCATGCGTCACGTcagtatttatttaattttatctaaGCGATCGAATTCAATATCATTCGGTCGGTACTTCGAACTATGAACTTTATTATAACTTAAAACGTGATTTGGCGCATTTTATCTTCTAGTGACCCATAGCTTTAAGGGTCGTTTTCAACGAGTTGGAGGACTCGTTCAATTAAACTTTTAACTTCGCCACCGCTATGGCTAAATTTCTCTCCAACTCGCTTCCAAGGGTTTGGCTCACCACGAGCGACTGACTTAACATCTTGATAAGGCTCGAAACCAAGTCGTTTGTAGGAGTTGTTGCCATAATTCTCTCCTCCTTGGGGGTAAGTGCAACATGTACACCCATTTTGCTGTTTGGTCGCTTTCCTCCTAGACTGTTTTACCACATTGATGGAATCAGGGTTGACGTGTGACATTACCTTTGCAAATTCAGAAAAAATTAAGCATCCGATCaacatattaaataaaagtacAAGTACATAAAATGAAACAGACCAAAAAGTTATGCCCATCGATAGGCTAACTCGTATACAGTTAAGATCTTATGAGTAGGAAGTCTATTGGGGAGTTGATCGAATACACAAAAAATCTTTTTATCTTGCAAAGTCCTAGATGAGCTCAACCAGTAAGCATAACGGGTAAGCGACCGAGTTTAATGAAATGGGAATTTCGATTTTCCCTTCAAGTCATAGAAATATGGCTCACCGTATAGTTTAATGAACATTTTAAAGTACCTCTCCTTGAAGTTTTTATAGGACGAGGTAAAGATAACCAACCCACAAGATGGGTCGCCCGAGAATTATAATAGAAAAGAAGCGATTGAGGGGACGACCTCAACTTAAAGGCATCATAAATCAACCTAAAGGCTTGGAGGGTCTCCCAGGAAGTGGGATGAAGTTGGGTCAAAGCAACATTAAGGATCCTAAGGAGCCCCATGGTAAACTCGTCGAACGATAGTGTTACAtgcaaataattaaaaagacaGGTATATGCAAAGAAAAAGTCTTGAGGATGGTTTTCTCAAGCGTGACAGACTTGGTCGGTATGATTACAACTATCGACTGCAACCACATCCGAGGGGGAGTCGGGTTTTAATATAGAAACATTAGATAGAAAGCCCAACCCCTAAAACAAGTAGGGATATCAATGGCACATGGATCAACTCACTCATATTCTGGATAACAAGGCGGTCGGCTAACAAGGTCGAGCACCTGGTTAGAGAATCCTACATCCCTTACCTCATTAGGTTCAAAATGTGCACACTcagaagaaaaagaatatgAAAGAAGACTAGAAGACCCATAAGAGGAAGCCATCACTAACCTCTTGAAGCACAAACACAGAAAAGGAAGAAAGTTGAAAAGCACTCGACACTCGGACAACTCTATTTACTTAGAAGCAATGAAAGCAGAGGAAAATGTAGCACAGTTCAACCAACGCCTCTATTTATTGATTCGCAAAGGGGAAGAATGAAACGTCATCCCATTTGGCACCTTTAGATTCACCTCCATCCAAGGGTGCACAATGCTCGACATTTGAAATGGCGCGGCTTCCCAATCGTTAGATCTCTTTGGTCAAAAGTGAAAGCTCGAACAACGCGTTGAAAGAACGCACGTCGCATCTCTATCATAAACATTTAATAGATCCATGCCACTTCTCACCTCGGGATACCCAATAGTCACATCTCAGCTCTTCTGAAGTAAACGTTCCTCAAACCTAGGGGGCAAGTGTATTGGTCGGTACTGGACAAGCCATGTCACTCGACCTCAAAATGTGCGATTGACCGACCGAGTTAGAACACATTTAAAGTAGTTATAATAAATAGCAATTAAGGTAGTTGTAGAGGCTCCTTTAGAACATTCAACTAAATTCGGGTAACGTCCCAAGAAATCAAGGAACCTCCCTAAAAATAAGTTAATACTGATATTTCATAAATCTGGCTCATCACAACAAATGGCTTATGaccaaacactataaataaaccctTTACAAAGGAGTAAGATACGCTTTGAATCAATTCTTAATATACCCTCTGAATACTGACTACTTACTTCATCGTCAGATTACCTTTTGTAGGTCAATCCCAACCGAGCGTCAACAAATTAAGGAAAGAGTCTTAGAGTATTGAAGAGCAAGGAAGTGACCGAACAACCAACACCTCAACAATTGTACAACCAGTCTCAGATACTACCTATGCCTACTTTGTCTATACAAGTACATGTGATAGATACAATCTTTAGTGTAAAGATGAAGGTTTTCAAGCTTACAACTCCAGACAAAGTAAAcatgatataatattttaaacgATTGAGCATATATAACTGAGGACGAAGAAGGGGATGAAAATTCTAAAACTAAAAGATGTTGAGTTTGAAACTGATGatgaaaatgaattaaattcTAGTTTGGGAGGTTTTGAAcatgcaaaacaaaataaaattgtagtCAATCATTGTGGTCTTGCACATTTTATTAcatttctaaattatataagttttatttaagttatttttaattacaataatttaCAAATATTGATTTAAATATCTTTAATAGATTTATATACTTATTTcgttaaaattgaataaataatattttaatagtttaaatgacttgttatgtttttattttacaatctaAAAATAAATTGGTGGCTTAATgtattaataacttttttaaaaatattataaatatcgTCTAAAAGAACAACTcacatttcaaaattattacaAGGTAAATGTCGGTTAAAATACAACTTCAAAAAATACATTACATCtgtaaaaaattgtttaaagaCAATCGTAATAATTAACTACAAACAGTTATTGTTGCTTCATGACACGACTAAAATATGTtgtctaaaattataaaataaacaaaaggttATCTAAATGTTGGTGACATATTGTATTCATATAAGGTAACAGATTTAAAAATACTTGTGATTATAGAAAAAAGAAGTCGTTGTCTTTGAGTAATGACCACAACTATGATTAGAAAAATCATGATCAAATTGTTATAACTAATGTTAAAAATTGTTGACTAAAGTTAAAGACCAccatttttttacttaaaacaatatttttaagttgtttGTAAAGTGAAAAAATTGTATAGTCCCTCGAAACGTCAAATAATTTGTCATAAGCTAAAactttaatttctatttaaatttgATGTTTCTCCAGTAATTCCATTGAATTATTTTAGGAAAcgaaaattttagttttttcaatatcttttaatttattattcttaatacttttatttttaatattttaaaatattaataattaaaaaacattgtatcacaatctatatattattcatcataaatgaaaaatgtaattatataGAAATATTTACTTATCATGCATTTTAgttatacaaataaatatttattccgTACCATacagttaaaatattaattacacttgaaataaataaaagaaataatataatgtgtatttttttagttttaaagaaAGTTGGTTCAATTCTCGACAAAGGTGTGGTTATCTGGTGTTAAAAAACACTtttgataaaaattaaaaaaaaagaggcTTCGGTGTTGTTGCACCTGTTTTAAAGGCAGCTTTGGGgtaaaattataaatcattttgttttacaattttttttttcaaaataattttttttttaaaacattaagccattttttcaaaaaaaaaaattgaatttaaaatcttgaagtcagtttttaaattaaagagaaagtaggaaaatataaatagtacaTTATTGTATCCTTAGAAATATGAACAGAAGAagcaagaaataaaataaaattttggaatAATGCAGAAAATGAAGTATAAGTTGCATAGAATTGGATGGGTTGAGACAGCAATTGAGAGCTAAACCACTGACAGATAATTAATTAGATTGTTTGCATTATTTGATGAATGTAAGGTGCATATATTATTGGTAATAATTAATGATCCACCATGTCCATGTCCATGTCCATGCATGGATTATCCTTAAAATTTTCTTGGAGctataatttaaaagtttagGTGGGATTCTCTTAGTGTTATTATAGGAGGGTCCACCAAAACCAAAACCAGTGAAGAAGAACTCACTCATCAAAGAAAAACTAATTAAGTGGCCCACCCTCTTAGAGCCCTCAGGTTTTCATCAACTTGCTATGTGGACCATTCTTTCCCATGCCAAAGGACTCTTTCCGTACATCATGTATTTGCCCAATAATACGGAATTTTGTTCTACATGCTAACAACACAACACACCACACCACACCACAACACCAATTTcaattctcttttttcttttttatccataaaaaaactattacagTCTCATCCTATCATTCAAACTGTTTCCCTGTTCATAGCATGTCTGGCTCTCATTTATTCCCACAACTCACACACAGCTATATCAATGATAATACTACTACTTCCACTACCAATAATAATGAAAGTATAAGGTTCTTTGTCACATGAATTATTAAGCTTGTTTTCAATAGATAGATAGaattgtgagtgatgtgattgTAGTGCAAAATGTATTAGGAAGATGTAAGGACAGTAATGCAATATGTAAACTCCAAAAGGCTAAATTATGGTATGTATATTGTAGGTGAGGGTGACAATAATTGTCTGAATGACCCAATCCTAGTCATTCTAAGAAGTAGGATTGTGGATAAAGAAATCATGGGACAAACAATAGAAATGAATGAAGGATGAATATTGTGGTGAGCAAAAGGAGGATAGTGCAATGGATGTGCTTTTTCTTTATtcgttttctatttttgttaaaattgtggAATAATACTGAGGCGAACCTGGTCGAAAAGACAAACTGGAACTGGATGTTAAGTTAGGTGGGGACTGATGGATGGGGAAGAATTTGTTTTTGGTTGAGAGCATGCATCTTTTaggtaaaaaaaaacacacacacaaacacTTAATTGGGAAAAATACACCATCATTTATTGTCACTAGCTATTATTGatgatggtgatgatgatgatactTATAAACACATGGTTAATATGATAATTGTAGATTTTGATGTTGCAAGAAAAGGTGATAAGGTGTTTTGGTTAAGATAAggaaagaagataaaaagagaagagtgggtgtgtgtggaGACTGGGGTAGCAGGAAAGCTTAGGGGGGATGAACTTGAGAGAATGAAGGTCCACCCTCCTCGTGAACCCCATCATGTTTCTTATATGAACTTCACCAACTCATGGTCCACACCCTCTCATGTGGGTCCTCCCTCACATACACAACCCACATCTCAAGCCCATATTCACCACAAAATATCCTATTCATCCATATGTATCTACTTCTATTTTCCCTTTTATCACCTTTTCTCTAATCTAAATTCtactttttatttctatttttttatcaacgataaattaataaaattaaaatagaatttttaagagtgtctcaacccttatacaataTTTTTACTCAAATACTTATATTTAAATACGTGCATACTCAAGCTCTTCATCAATAGCTATCAGTAATCTTATATAGACAATCTTAATACCATATAATTATAGGTATATCATTGCACATGACCCATACTAATTTGTGACCCGCTACATATTTCTATAATAAGCTAATGCTAATACCCTCCTCCTTCCAATATTGTCACAAAATGTTTTTATGTATCTTTGGGTGtaagattgatttttatttgGATATAGACAAATTTGTTGTCATAAAGTGATCACTCAAGTAGCTCCAAATGGAAATCTCATTTAGGTTATTTTCCCTTCTCATATAAACTTTAGTTCATTAACATTGGGCAACTATAATTTGGCCCCATAAATTATTGGTCCATATTATTTGTTATCCCGTACGGGTACTGATTGGGAATAAGTCCTTTATtagtattttctttatttacttCTAAATTAAAAATCGAATGATAGttttaattagtttatttaagaaaattgcAATTGAATGTATTTGATTTATgctaaaatgtttttattattgtttaaacATAAGCAAATATTAATAGTAAAAGGGCATCTAAAATGGAAAAGCTTAATAGTTACTATTACGAATAATAATCCTCCCACTTTACTTACATAGAGTATTGACCATGTTTTATATATTCAAGATAtcaaaaaagtattttttttataaggcaATAGGAGGATTTTTTTTACACAATATGATGTGATGATTTGTTCAAAGAAATAACATTACTTTGTAATTACACAAAACTGCTATCCAATTAGATAAACTAATTTGAAGTCGTTTTGggtttcttgtatttttttttttttaattttgtgtaaTCTTGATAATTGAGGTCATGACAATCTTTAAATTGTAAAGGTGGAGAGGTTGATGTAAATAAGGACTTTGAGATTACTTATAGGTTAGGTTTTGAAGTATACATAGTTGATGTATACAAGTTTTGATGGTTTTTCTTTTAGAGTTATCATATACACATTCTTCTGCTTCATTATAATAGGATTGAAATATTCCTAAAATATTTCCTATTTATTTCTATTCTTTATTTActtattaaaaaactattttaaaaatagaagtGTTAATAGTCCATTGACACTTCCTTACGATTATTGTTTTACTAATAActataacaaatataaaattatgagtCAAAGtcattaaacaaaaaataatatccAACATTTTCAGTGATTTCTATCACCACTGTGTTAAAAATTACATGCATTGCAAgcatttcttttttaattttaattttttatcctACTCTTATGATTTCACAAAAACCTGTGAAAATCCACTTCGAAAGTTGAAGTAActatagaaagaaaaatgaCTGTAGATGACTCGGAAACCCACTTACCTAAGTGACTATGTATGAAGAGAGAATTATGCTAAGTCATAGGTGTAGATACGCAAtccaaatctgtttttctatttcCTGGTATTGCGGGTTGCCAATGATTGGCGTTAGATTATTTGTTTAAATACTACCATGATGAAAGGAATGAAAAGGaatgaaaaggaaagaaaaacaagaatTATTTCCTATCTTCTCTTTTATATGTTTTATGGAGGTTTTTTCCCTTGACCTCGAAACTTAGGGAGTGATCCTAGCTCTATCAATTGCTCTGACCTGCCCTCTCACCACCATGACCTAACACAATGCGTGCTCCAAAGTCACCACCGATCGCCTAGAAGAGGCCATTCTTCACCTCACCCAAAATCAAACCACCCTCACCTCTAACCAACATGAACTTTTCCTCAAAACTGATTCCATTCTCGAGCAACAGAACTCTCTCAGCACCACAACCCACACACCCACCACCCATCCCCACCCACCACCACCGCCACCGCCCTTTACGAACCGACCACTTATTAAGCTTGAGGTTCCACGTTTTGATGGTAATGAAGCCATGGGATGGATCTTCAAAATCTCACAATTCTTCGATTACCAAGGGACACCCGACGAGGACCGTATCACAGTGGCATCATTCTACATGGATGGCCCTGCTCTGAGTAGGTTTCAATGGATGTTTCGCAACGGCTTCATCACGTTGTGGCCTAGCTTGCTCCAAGCTCTCGAAACTAGATTTGCGTCGTCGTTCTATGATGACCCCAAAGGAGCCTTGTTCAAACTTACTCAACATGGTATTGTTAACGATTATTTGAATGAGTTTGAAAATTTGGCAAATCGCATTGTTGGCCTCGCTCCTTCATTCCTCCTTAGTTGCTTCATCTTCGGGCTCTCACCGGATATTCATAGAGAGGTTCAAGCATTACAACCTTTGTCTCTTCCTCAAGCCATGGCCCTGGCAAAACTCCACGAAGACAAGATTGAGGACCGCCATCGCGATTACAGGGGTAAACTCACTACATATGTGCCTTCCACAACCACCAACACTACCACAACCCCACTTCTCCCCACCCCACCCAAAATCCATTTTTGTAGGTTGAGCCCAGAGGAAAGAGTTGCCCGTAGAGAGAAGGGTCTTTGCTTTAATTGCGACAAAAAATTTGGCCCCAACCATAATTGTAAGGCTCGTTTCTTCCTATTAATCAGTCAGGATGATGATCAATATCCTGACCCCGACCCCTCACCTCCTCTCATCATTGAATACCTCCCTACATACCCTGACAACACGGACGCCCAAATCAGCTTCAACGCTCTTTTGGGTTCCTCTGCACTTGAAGCATTTCGTTTATATGGTCAAATTGGTCAATCTCGCGTTACTATCCTCATCGATGGTGGTAGCATGCAGAACTTTGTGCAAACTCGGGTAGCTAAATTCCTTGCACTACCCACAAAAGTTACGCACGGGCTAAAGGTCACGGTAGGCAATGGAACAGTACTAGACTGTTTGCACATGTGTCCTCACACTACTGTGTCTTTTCAAGGGTGCACTTTTGATGTCATGTACTCCCTATTAGTGGTGCAGATATTGTATTGGGGATTCAGTGGCTCAAACGTTTGGGTCCCATCATTACTGATTTTGACACAATGACAATGCAATTTATCAAACACGGGGAGCTCATCCAATTTTGTGCAGATGCTCCTACCAAGCCTGTGGACGCCTCTGCACAACAAGTCAAACGACTCCTTCAAATCAATCCCGCATCTGCATTTTTTCACACTTCAATCATTGAAACCAAATCCCCAAACACTGACCCTACCTCAAACCAACATATCCCAGAAATAACCTCCCTCTTAACTGCATACCACACCATTTTTCAGACACCTACTCAACTACCTCCTTCCTGCAATATTACCCACAAAATACACTTACTACCCAATTTTAACCCCGTAAATGTGCGACCATATCGCTACCCCCATTTCCAAAAGGGAGAAATAGAGAAACAGGCTGATGAAATGCTATCCTCGGGTATGATTCAACTCAGCCACAACCCATTTTCTTCCCCTGTTTTGCTGGTTAAGAAAAAGGATAAGAGTTGGTGTTTTTGCGTGGACTATTGGGCTTTAAACTTGATCATCATAAAGGATCGTTTTCCAATACCGATAATTGATGAACTTTTAGATGAATTGGCCAATGCCTCTTAATTTGAGGCAAGGTTTTCACCAGATCCTTATGGATGAACACGACATCCCTAAGACAGCTTTCTGCACCCACTAAGGCCACTATGAATATAGGGTCATGCCATTTGGACTTTGTAACGCCCCTTCCACTTTTCAGGCAACCATGAACGAGCTTCTCAAACCATTCCTTCGCATGTTTGCAATTGTGTTATTTGATCACATTCTTGTATATAGCAACTCATTCAAAGAACACATTTCCCACTTGGAGTGTGTTTTTCAGGCACTACGAGATAGGAAATTCTttctcaaaaattccaagtacctTTTTGGTAAACGTCAATTGCAGTATCTCGGCCACACAATGTCCTAAAAGGGTGTGGAACTTGATCCATAAAAAATACAGGCCATGTTGGATTGGCCCGTTCTCTCCACCATTAAGTCCTTGCGAGGATTTCTTGGACTCACAGGTTTTTACTGCAAATTTATTAAGGGATATGCAACTATTGCTTCACCTCTAACTGCTTTGTTGCATAGGGATTGTTTTCAGTGGAATCCGAATGCACAATTAGCATTTGAACGCCTCAAGAAAGCTATGACAGAGGCCCCGGTTCTTGCTCTTCCCGACTTCACTGTTCCCTTTGTTTTGGAAACCGATGCGTCAGGACTGGCCATGAGGGTTGTTCTCATGCAACATTCACATCCCATTACTTTCTTTAGCAAACCTTTTTGTCCTAGATTACCGCGCTTCTACATATGTTAGGAAGTTGCATGCGATCACAACGGCTGTGCGCAAGTGGCGCCAATATTTGTTGGGTCACCCATTTGTCATTCTCACAGATCATAAGAGCCTGAAGGAATTGATGTCTCAAGTAATCCAAACACATGAGCAACAAGTGTATCTCTCCAAACTACTGGGCTACGATTATTCCATCCAATATAAAGTGGGGAAAAGCAATATTGTCGCAGATGCCTTATCTCGCATCTCTGAGCACATTGAGGGTCAATTTTTTGTGCTTTCCATGCCCAATTTCACCTTATTGGAGGACCTGTGCAAGTCCTTAATTGATAGCCCCGATTTCCATAAATTAGTCACACAAATACAGCACAACCCCGCCTGTtttacaaattataaaattcaaaatggtATCAATTTCTTTAAAGGAAAGATCTGGCTCGACCCTACTAATCACTTTAAACTGCTATTGATGGAGGAATACCACAAGAATCCTTTGGAAGACCATATGGGGGTAGCGAAGTCCTTACATAGGTTGTAAGAAAGTTTTTACTGGGCTGACATGCGCAAGGATGTTGAGCACTTCATTTCTCAGTGTAGCACTTTCCAACAAGTCAAGTATGAGACCAAGAAACCGACAGGCTTACTTCAGCCACTGCCAATCCCAACAGCCATTTGGGAAGACATTTCTTTGGATTTTGTCATTGGCCTACCACCATCCCAGGGCCATACTGCTATTATTGTTGTGGTGGATCGTTTTTCTAAGGGTGCTCACTTTGGCGCACTTCCTCCAAAATATGGGGCTTTCAAGGTGGCTTCTGTTTTTTTGGACTTGATGTGCAAACACCATGGCTTCCCTCGTAGCCTAGTCTCAAACCGTAACCCCATTTTCATCAGTCAATTTTGGCGCAAGTTGTTTAAAATATGTGGCACAAAACTACGCATGAGCACTTCATACCATCCCAAAACTAATGGTCAAACGGAGGTCCTTAATCAAGTACTTAAGCAGTATTTGTGTTCCTTTGTTTCTGATAAACCTTCCACCTGGTATAAATTTCTTTCTCT encodes the following:
- the LOC137829044 gene encoding uncharacterized protein → MGWIFKISQFFDYQGTPDEDRITVASFYMDGPALSRFQWMFRNGFITLWPSLLQALETRFASSFYDDPKGALFKLTQHGIVNDYLNEFENLANRIVGLAPSFLLSCFIFGLSPDIHREVQALQPLSLPQAMALAKLHEDKIEDRHRDYRGKLTTYVPSTTTNTTTTPLLPTPPKIHFCRLSPEERVARREKGLCFNCDKKFGPNHNCKARFFLLISQDDDQYPDPDPSPPLIIEYLPTYPDNTDAQISFNALLGSSALEAFRLYGQIGQSRVTILIDGGSMQNFVQTRVAKFLALPTKVTHGLKVTVGNGTVLDYIVLGIQWLKRLGPIITDFDTMTMQFIKHGELIQFCADAPTKPVDASAQQVKRLLQINPASAFFHTSIIETKSPNTDPTSNQHIPEITSLLTAYHTIFQTPTQLPPSCNITHKIHLLPNFNPVNVRPYRYPHFQKGEIEKQADEMLSSGMIQLSHNPFSSPVLLVKKKDKSWCFCVDYWALNLIIIKDRFPIPIIDELLDELANAS